One genomic segment of Pseudomonas sp. RU47 includes these proteins:
- a CDS encoding YbaY family lipoprotein has translation MKKLLTLATATLLSACQSTTPAGKVGLDGEVFYLQRIALPPSATLSVSLQDVSLADAPAVVLDEQKGPVIGQVPLPFHLSYDPAQVKPGHRYSVSARIEVNGELMFITTENHAVQLDGNDPQPLKIRVDAVR, from the coding sequence TTGAAGAAACTACTAACCCTCGCCACCGCTACGCTGTTGAGCGCCTGCCAATCGACCACACCTGCCGGCAAGGTCGGCCTCGACGGTGAAGTGTTCTACCTGCAGCGCATCGCCCTGCCACCGAGCGCGACCCTCAGCGTCAGCCTGCAGGACGTTTCGCTGGCCGATGCGCCAGCCGTGGTGCTGGACGAGCAGAAAGGCCCGGTCATAGGCCAGGTGCCGCTGCCCTTCCACTTGAGCTACGATCCGGCGCAGGTCAAACCCGGCCATCGTTACTCGGTCAGCGCGCGCATTGAAGTCAACGGCGAACTGATGTTCATCACTACCGAAAACCACGCCGTGCAACTCGACGGCAACGACCCGCAGCCGCTGAAAATCCGCGTCGACGCCGTTCGTTAA
- a CDS encoding energy transducer TonB — translation MSGILPTSIGYISPHGDFSRHNTQALSGVSHLWQDFFAQALAEQTSEVVPACGTFPPVDLSSPEEPTIGSELHAHIVSQRECDVVETEVRPPEPLFLPIAEFEMDLLDKPFPPFPPEELKAQQEQQDFDSSWVRPVVINNGQPVPEPGPAPQKKPLYLPIAEFDLDLMQKPYPPFPPEEIVEQQKALDFDNGWARPIVLQNLRLAA, via the coding sequence ATGTCAGGCATTCTTCCCACATCGATTGGCTACATCTCGCCCCATGGCGACTTTAGCCGTCACAACACTCAAGCACTGAGCGGCGTCAGTCACCTGTGGCAGGATTTCTTTGCCCAGGCGCTGGCCGAACAGACGAGTGAAGTGGTGCCTGCCTGCGGTACGTTTCCGCCGGTTGACCTGAGCAGCCCGGAAGAACCGACCATCGGCAGCGAGTTGCACGCGCACATCGTCAGTCAGCGTGAGTGCGATGTGGTCGAAACTGAAGTGCGTCCGCCGGAGCCATTGTTCCTGCCGATCGCCGAATTCGAAATGGACCTGCTGGACAAGCCATTCCCTCCTTTCCCACCTGAAGAACTCAAGGCTCAGCAAGAGCAACAGGATTTCGACAGCAGCTGGGTGCGTCCGGTGGTGATCAACAATGGTCAGCCTGTTCCAGAGCCTGGCCCGGCCCCGCAGAAGAAACCGCTGTACCTGCCGATTGCCGAGTTCGACCTCGACCTGATGCAGAAGCCTTACCCGCCGTTCCCGCCAGAAGAAATCGTCGAGCAACAGAAGGCGCTGGACTTCGATAATGGCTGGGCGCGCCCGATCGTTCTGCAGAACCTGCGCCTCGCCGCCTAA
- a CDS encoding efflux RND transporter permease subunit, producing the protein MRFNLSEWALRNRQIVLFLMLLLAIVGALSYTKLGQSEDPPFTFKAMVIQTRWPGATAQEVSRQVTERIEKKLMETGEYERIVSFSRPGESQVTFIARDSMHSKEIPDLWYQVRKKVSDIRQTLPPDIQGPFFNDEFGTTFGNIYALTGDGFDYAVLKDYADRIQIQLQRVKDVGKVDLLGLQDEKIWVELSNVKLATLGLPLAAVQQALQEQNAVSTAGFFETGSERLQLRVSGNFQTVEEIKNFPIRVGDRTFRISDVADVRRGFNDPPAPRMRFMGEDAIGLAVAMKDGGDILVLGKALEGEFSRIQKNLPAGMQLRKVSDQPAAVKTGVGEFVQVLVEALAIVLLVSFFSLGVRTGMVVALTIPLVLAMTFACMYYLGIGLHKISLGALVLALGLLVDDAIIAVEMMAIKMEQGFDRIRAASYAWTSTAFPMLTGTLITAAGFLPIATAQSGTGEYTRSIFQVVTIALLASWVAAVMFVPYLGEKLLPDLAKIHAAKHGTGDGQPDPYGTPFYQRVRRLVEWCVAHRKTVIVLTVGLFIASVMLFRFVPQQFFPASNRLELMVDLKLAEGASLANTTGEVKRLEAMLKDHAGIDNYVAYVGTGSPRFYLPLDQQLPAASFAQFVVLAKTIEEREALRRWLIETLNEQFPALRSRVTRLENGPPVGYPVQFRVTGEHIEEVRALARKVAAKVRENPHVVNVHLDWEEPSKVVYLNIDQDRARALGVSTANLAKFLQSSLTGSSVSQYREDNELIEILLRGTVHERTELSLLPSLAVPTDNGRSVALSQIATLEYGFEEGIIWHRNRLPNVTVRADIYGKEQPATLVKQIMPTLDSIRAELPDGYLLDVGGTVEDSERGQKSVNAGVPMFIVVVLTLLMVQLRSFSRTAMVFLTAPLGLIGVVLFLMVFRQPFGFVAMLGTIALSGMIMRNSVILVDQIEQDIKSGLKPWQAIIEATVRRFRPIVLTALAAVLAMIPLSRSVFFGPMAVAIMGGLIVATALTLLFLPALYAAWFRVRREA; encoded by the coding sequence ATGCGCTTCAACCTTTCCGAATGGGCGCTGCGTAATCGCCAGATCGTACTGTTCCTGATGCTTTTGCTGGCCATCGTTGGTGCGTTGTCCTACACCAAACTCGGCCAGAGCGAAGACCCGCCGTTTACTTTCAAAGCCATGGTGATTCAAACCCGTTGGCCGGGGGCGACCGCGCAGGAAGTCTCGCGCCAGGTTACCGAACGCATCGAAAAGAAGCTGATGGAAACCGGTGAGTACGAACGCATTGTGTCGTTCTCGCGCCCCGGTGAATCCCAAGTGACATTCATTGCCCGCGACTCGATGCACTCCAAGGAAATTCCCGACCTCTGGTATCAGGTGCGCAAGAAGGTCAGTGATATTCGCCAGACCTTGCCGCCGGACATACAGGGGCCGTTCTTCAACGATGAATTCGGTACCACGTTCGGCAATATCTATGCGCTGACCGGCGACGGTTTCGATTACGCGGTGCTCAAGGATTACGCCGACCGTATCCAGATCCAGCTGCAACGGGTCAAGGATGTTGGCAAGGTTGACCTGCTTGGTTTGCAGGATGAGAAAATCTGGGTCGAGCTGTCCAACGTCAAACTGGCAACGCTCGGCTTGCCGCTGGCGGCGGTGCAACAAGCGCTGCAAGAGCAGAACGCGGTGTCGACCGCGGGGTTCTTTGAAACCGGTAGCGAGCGTTTGCAACTACGAGTCTCAGGGAATTTTCAGACGGTCGAGGAGATAAAAAACTTCCCGATCCGCGTCGGTGATCGTACGTTCCGCATCTCCGATGTCGCCGATGTGCGTCGCGGGTTCAACGATCCACCGGCGCCGCGCATGCGCTTCATGGGCGAAGACGCGATTGGTCTGGCGGTAGCGATGAAGGATGGCGGCGACATTCTGGTGCTGGGTAAAGCGCTGGAAGGCGAGTTCTCGCGCATCCAGAAAAACCTCCCGGCCGGTATGCAATTGCGCAAGGTTTCCGATCAACCGGCGGCGGTGAAAACCGGGGTCGGCGAGTTTGTTCAGGTACTGGTCGAAGCGCTGGCGATTGTCTTGCTGGTGAGCTTCTTCTCCCTCGGCGTGCGCACCGGCATGGTGGTGGCGCTGACCATTCCGCTGGTGCTGGCGATGACTTTCGCCTGCATGTATTACCTCGGCATCGGCCTGCACAAGATCTCCCTTGGCGCGTTGGTGTTGGCGCTTGGCTTGTTGGTGGACGACGCGATCATCGCCGTGGAAATGATGGCGATCAAAATGGAGCAGGGCTTTGATCGCATCCGCGCGGCGAGTTATGCCTGGACCAGCACCGCGTTCCCGATGCTCACCGGCACATTGATCACTGCCGCCGGGTTTCTGCCGATTGCCACGGCGCAGTCCGGCACTGGCGAATACACCCGCTCGATCTTCCAGGTTGTCACAATTGCGCTGCTCGCTTCGTGGGTGGCGGCGGTGATGTTTGTGCCGTATCTGGGGGAAAAACTCCTGCCGGATCTGGCGAAAATTCATGCGGCCAAACATGGCACTGGCGACGGTCAGCCGGATCCGTATGGCACGCCGTTCTATCAGCGGGTTCGGCGTTTGGTGGAGTGGTGCGTGGCGCATCGCAAGACCGTAATCGTGCTGACGGTGGGGCTGTTTATCGCCTCGGTGATGTTGTTCCGTTTCGTCCCGCAGCAGTTCTTCCCGGCCTCCAATCGACTGGAGTTGATGGTCGATCTGAAATTGGCTGAAGGCGCGTCGCTGGCCAATACCACCGGTGAGGTCAAACGGCTGGAGGCGATGCTCAAGGATCATGCGGGCATCGACAATTATGTGGCCTATGTTGGCACCGGTTCGCCGCGTTTCTACCTGCCGCTGGATCAGCAGTTGCCGGCGGCGAGCTTCGCGCAGTTTGTGGTGTTGGCGAAAACCATCGAAGAGCGTGAGGCGCTGCGCAGATGGTTGATCGAAACGCTTAACGAGCAATTTCCTGCATTGCGTTCGCGGGTTACACGCTTGGAAAACGGTCCGCCGGTTGGCTATCCGGTGCAGTTCCGCGTCACCGGCGAACACATCGAAGAGGTCCGCGCGTTGGCGCGCAAAGTGGCGGCCAAGGTTCGCGAGAACCCGCATGTGGTCAATGTGCATCTGGATTGGGAAGAGCCGAGCAAGGTGGTCTACCTGAATATCGATCAGGATCGTGCCCGGGCGTTGGGTGTGAGCACGGCTAATCTGGCGAAATTCCTGCAGAGTTCGTTGACCGGGTCGAGTGTCAGCCAGTATCGCGAAGACAATGAGTTGATCGAGATTCTGCTGCGCGGCACGGTGCATGAGCGTACCGAGTTGTCGTTGTTGCCGAGTCTGGCGGTGCCGACGGATAACGGCCGCAGCGTGGCGTTGTCGCAGATTGCTACCCTTGAATACGGCTTTGAGGAAGGGATTATCTGGCACCGCAATCGTCTGCCGAACGTGACCGTGCGGGCGGATATTTATGGCAAGGAACAGCCGGCGACGCTGGTGAAGCAGATCATGCCGACGCTGGATTCGATTCGCGCCGAGTTGCCCGATGGTTATCTGTTGGATGTCGGCGGCACGGTGGAGGATTCCGAGCGTGGGCAGAAGTCGGTGAATGCCGGGGTGCCGATGTTTATTGTCGTGGTGCTGACGTTACTGATGGTGCAGTTGCGCAGTTTTTCGCGCACGGCGATGGTGTTTTTGACGGCGCCGTTGGGGTTGATCGGGGTGGTGCTGTTTTTGATGGTGTTCCGCCAGCCGTTCGGGTTTGTGGCGATGTTGGGGACGATTGCGTTGTCCGGGATGATCATGCGCAATTCGGTGATTCTGGTGGATCAGATTGAGCAGGATATCAAGTCCGGGCTTAAGCCTTGGCAGGCGATTATCGAGGCTACGGTTCGACGCTTCAGGCCGATTGTGTTGACGGCGTTGGCGGCGGTGCTGGCGATGATTCCGTTGTCGCGGAGTGTGTTTTTCGGGCCGATGGCGGTGGCGATCATGGGGGGGTTGATTGTTGCGACCGCGTTGACGCTGTTGTTTTTGCCGGCGTTGTATGCGGCTTGGTTCAGGGTTCGGCGCGAGGCTTGA
- a CDS encoding Fic family protein yields the protein MKKPPALKGRTDPVFDLLVRPPHKHRLEDYLALLKPLDDQGRYLPFEALRYRWAPGLDAKLCWALVKKARAAQHINLLPLGEPVQWGKYLLTPLAQKTISIVDRQASTAALEYMTSQIGERAHFSYLLNDLIEDEAIASSQLEGAATTTRVAKDMLKHQRQPRTPDERMVMGNYRMMNFAWERRYEPLSVDLIAAIHRVGVEGIDDEQYFPGVFRTNDEVVVQDGAGDTVHRPPPAAGLVSRLERLSHWINLPEDSPQETSYLHPLIKAITLHFALGYEHPFRDGNGRVARALFYWFMFKNEFAAFRYIAISLLLRNAPVKYGRSYLHTEADELDLTYFIEFQCSVIQRAVLGFTDVYRKSVGCTEEFERRLKNCGFFDQLTEKQRALYEVAKNGVAKEFTASNVAGNFACSHSEAASALDGLDELRVFERRKMGREWVFFLRNPVGGWKHGSEFLRPHVVSA from the coding sequence ATGAAAAAGCCGCCAGCATTGAAAGGCAGAACCGACCCCGTTTTCGACTTGTTGGTGCGCCCGCCCCACAAGCATCGTCTGGAGGATTATCTTGCGCTGCTCAAGCCGCTCGATGATCAAGGTCGTTATCTGCCATTTGAAGCGTTGCGTTATCGCTGGGCGCCAGGGCTGGATGCCAAGCTCTGTTGGGCCTTGGTCAAGAAGGCACGGGCTGCCCAGCACATCAACCTTCTGCCACTGGGCGAGCCTGTGCAGTGGGGCAAGTATCTGTTGACGCCGTTGGCACAGAAAACCATCTCCATCGTGGATCGACAGGCCAGTACGGCCGCGCTGGAATACATGACCAGTCAGATTGGCGAACGGGCGCATTTCAGTTATCTGCTCAATGATCTTATCGAAGATGAAGCGATTGCCAGTAGCCAGTTGGAAGGCGCAGCAACCACTACGCGTGTGGCCAAGGACATGCTCAAACACCAGCGCCAGCCTCGTACTCCGGATGAACGCATGGTGATGGGTAATTACCGGATGATGAATTTCGCCTGGGAGAGGCGTTACGAACCCTTGAGCGTGGATTTGATTGCGGCGATTCATCGGGTGGGGGTCGAGGGTATCGATGACGAGCAGTATTTCCCTGGGGTGTTCAGGACCAATGACGAGGTGGTCGTTCAGGACGGGGCGGGCGACACGGTGCACCGGCCGCCACCTGCAGCAGGATTGGTGTCGCGGCTTGAGCGACTGTCGCACTGGATCAATCTGCCCGAAGACTCACCGCAAGAGACGAGCTATCTGCATCCACTGATCAAGGCGATCACGCTGCATTTTGCCTTGGGCTACGAACATCCCTTCCGCGACGGTAACGGGCGGGTCGCCAGGGCGTTGTTTTACTGGTTCATGTTCAAGAACGAGTTTGCGGCGTTTCGCTACATAGCGATCAGTTTGTTACTGCGTAATGCACCGGTGAAATATGGACGTTCATACCTGCATACCGAGGCGGATGAGCTGGATCTGACGTACTTCATCGAATTCCAGTGTTCGGTGATCCAGCGAGCGGTGCTCGGGTTTACCGATGTTTACCGCAAGAGCGTGGGGTGCACCGAAGAGTTCGAGCGCAGGCTGAAGAATTGCGGCTTCTTTGATCAACTCACGGAAAAACAACGCGCGTTGTACGAGGTGGCCAAAAACGGAGTGGCGAAGGAGTTCACCGCGAGCAATGTGGCTGGGAATTTTGCTTGCTCGCATAGCGAGGCGGCGTCGGCACTAGACGGATTAGACGAGTTGCGTGTTTTTGAACGAAGGAAGATGGGGCGGGAGTGGGTGTTCTTTTTACGCAATCCTGTAGGTGGATGGAAGCACGGGAGCGAATTCCTTCGCCCCCATGTTGTGTCAGCTTAA
- a CDS encoding class I SAM-dependent methyltransferase, with the protein MIEQPAACRIHVQALGPTFDAQAEQWAERLGLPLEVADGEFALQVGEQGLQLQQLGPDAPGPVRVDFVEGGAAHRRLYGGGSGQMIAKAVGIAQGVRPRVLDATAGLGKDAFVLASLGCEMSLIERQPLIGALLEDGLARAAEDFDVAPIVARMKLLKGNSIEVMRNWEGEPPQVIYLDPMFPHREKTALVKKEMRLFRPLVGDDPDAPALLQAALALATHRVVVKRPRKAPCIEGPKPSHALDGKSSRYDIYPKKALKP; encoded by the coding sequence ATGATTGAGCAACCCGCGGCCTGCCGCATCCATGTTCAGGCCCTCGGCCCGACGTTTGACGCGCAAGCCGAGCAGTGGGCCGAGCGTTTGGGCCTGCCGCTTGAAGTGGCGGACGGCGAATTTGCCTTGCAGGTCGGCGAGCAGGGTTTGCAGCTGCAACAGCTCGGCCCGGACGCACCGGGGCCGGTGCGCGTCGACTTCGTTGAAGGCGGCGCGGCGCATCGGCGTTTATACGGGGGCGGCAGCGGGCAGATGATCGCCAAGGCTGTCGGCATTGCTCAAGGCGTGCGCCCGCGGGTGCTGGATGCCACGGCGGGGTTGGGCAAGGATGCGTTCGTGCTGGCCAGTCTGGGTTGCGAGATGAGTCTGATCGAGCGCCAGCCGCTGATCGGGGCGTTGCTGGAGGATGGCCTGGCACGCGCTGCGGAAGATTTCGATGTCGCGCCGATCGTGGCGCGAATGAAATTGCTCAAGGGCAATTCCATCGAAGTCATGCGGAACTGGGAAGGTGAGCCGCCGCAGGTGATTTATCTCGACCCGATGTTTCCGCATCGCGAGAAGACCGCGCTGGTGAAGAAGGAAATGCGTCTGTTCCGGCCGCTGGTGGGCGATGATCCGGATGCGCCGGCGTTGTTGCAGGCGGCGCTGGCCTTGGCGACGCACCGGGTAGTGGTCAAGCGACCGCGCAAGGCGCCGTGCATTGAGGGGCCGAAGCCGAGTCATGCGCTGGATGGCAAATCGAGCCGCTATGACATCTATCCGAAGAAAGCGCTAAAACCCTAA
- a CDS encoding DUF4197 domain-containing protein translates to MLRPTLRFAGLCAGLMISASAMALSLSDLSQKDATGGLKDALTQGAQIAVKQLGTPGGFSNNPDVKIELPGKLGKAASKMKAFGMGAQVEELETAMNKAAESAVTQAQPILVDAVKKMSVEDAKGILSGGKDSATQYLDKSSREQIRAKFLPIVKQATDKVGVAQKYNSFAGQAAAFGVVDAKSANVENYVTEQALNGLFEMIGKQEETIRQNPAAAATSLAKKVFGTL, encoded by the coding sequence ATGCTCCGCCCTACCCTTCGCTTCGCCGGCCTGTGTGCAGGCCTGATGATATCCGCCAGCGCCATGGCCTTGTCGCTGAGTGACCTGTCGCAAAAAGACGCCACCGGCGGCCTCAAGGATGCCCTGACCCAAGGTGCGCAAATCGCCGTCAAACAACTCGGCACACCCGGCGGTTTCAGCAACAACCCCGACGTGAAGATCGAACTGCCGGGCAAACTCGGCAAAGCCGCGAGCAAAATGAAAGCCTTCGGCATGGGCGCCCAGGTTGAAGAACTGGAAACTGCCATGAACAAGGCTGCCGAATCCGCGGTGACCCAGGCCCAGCCAATCCTCGTCGACGCCGTGAAGAAAATGAGCGTGGAAGACGCCAAAGGCATCCTCAGTGGCGGCAAGGACTCGGCCACGCAATACCTCGACAAATCCAGCCGCGAACAGATCCGCGCCAAGTTCCTGCCGATCGTCAAACAAGCGACCGACAAGGTTGGCGTAGCGCAGAAGTACAACTCGTTCGCGGGCCAGGCTGCTGCGTTTGGCGTTGTCGATGCGAAGAGCGCCAACGTTGAAAACTACGTCACCGAGCAAGCGCTCAATGGCCTGTTCGAGATGATCGGCAAACAGGAAGAAACCATCCGCCAGAACCCGGCCGCTGCGGCGACCAGCCTGGCGAAGAAGGTGTTCGGCACGCTTTAA
- a CDS encoding efflux RND transporter periplasmic adaptor subunit codes for MFRHALSLALPVSLAFLLSACGQEEATQVTVRPAMVVQPEPSAQAMESYPGEVRARYEPDLAFRIGGKVSRRLVDEGQRVKADQPLAELDPQDVRLQLEATRAQVAAAEANLNLVRAERDRYKTLMDRQMVSRSAYDNAENLYRSGEARLKQIKAEFNVSTNQASYAVLRAPQDGVVAKRSVEVGQVVAAGQTVFTLATDGEREVLISLPEQSFGRFKVGQPVTVELWTQQNQRFAGQIRELSPAADPRSRTFAARISFTGGKVPAELGQSARVFVQSADSVSLSVPLSALTAENGATYVWVVNGNNTLKKTPVRIGPFGEKSVPVLEGLNASDWVVAAGVHVLLEGQQVRPVDRSNRVVNLADKE; via the coding sequence ATGTTCCGCCATGCGTTGTCCCTCGCGTTGCCAGTGAGTCTGGCGTTCCTTTTGTCAGCGTGTGGTCAGGAAGAGGCGACGCAAGTCACCGTGCGACCGGCCATGGTGGTGCAGCCAGAGCCTTCGGCGCAGGCGATGGAAAGTTATCCGGGCGAGGTTCGCGCTCGCTACGAACCCGATCTGGCCTTCCGCATTGGCGGCAAAGTCAGCCGACGACTGGTCGATGAGGGCCAGCGGGTGAAGGCTGATCAGCCACTCGCCGAGCTCGATCCGCAGGACGTGCGCCTGCAACTGGAAGCCACCCGCGCCCAGGTCGCCGCCGCCGAAGCCAATCTCAATCTGGTGCGTGCCGAGCGCGATCGCTACAAGACCCTGATGGATCGGCAGATGGTCAGCCGCTCGGCTTACGACAATGCCGAAAATCTTTACCGCTCCGGTGAAGCCCGCCTCAAACAAATCAAAGCCGAATTCAACGTATCGACCAATCAGGCCAGTTACGCCGTGCTGCGTGCGCCGCAGGATGGCGTGGTGGCCAAGCGTTCGGTCGAGGTGGGGCAGGTGGTTGCCGCCGGGCAAACCGTATTCACCTTGGCCACTGATGGCGAGCGCGAAGTGTTGATCAGCCTGCCGGAGCAGAGCTTCGGGCGCTTCAAGGTCGGTCAGCCAGTGACGGTTGAATTGTGGACGCAGCAAAACCAGCGATTTGCCGGGCAGATCCGCGAACTGTCGCCCGCCGCCGATCCACGCTCACGCACCTTTGCTGCACGTATTTCCTTCACCGGCGGCAAAGTCCCGGCCGAACTGGGCCAGAGCGCCCGGGTGTTTGTGCAATCGGCTGACAGCGTTTCCCTGTCGGTGCCGCTCTCGGCACTCACCGCGGAAAACGGCGCGACCTACGTGTGGGTCGTCAACGGCAACAACACCTTGAAGAAAACCCCGGTGCGCATCGGCCCGTTCGGCGAGAAAAGCGTACCGGTGCTCGAAGGCTTGAACGCCAGCGACTGGGTGGTGGCCGCCGGTGTGCATGTGTTGCTTGAAGGGCAGCAGGTGCGTCCGGTGGATCGCTCCAACCGTGTGGTCAATCTGGCGGACAAGGAGTAA
- a CDS encoding TetR/AcrR family transcriptional regulator, with protein sequence MSNNLSAPNGPGRPKDLAKRQAILDAAKILFLSHGYANTSMDAVASEAGVSKLTVYSHFNDKETLFSAAVVAKCEEQLPPLFFELPEGIAVENVLLNIARGFHHLINSDESVNLHRLIMALGSQDPKLSLIFFEAGPQRMVQGMERLLTRIHETGVLSIDLPRNAAEHFFCLIKGAGNFRLLYGCGEPLSEEAAESHIEEVVALFMRAYRP encoded by the coding sequence ATGTCGAACAATCTTTCAGCTCCAAACGGTCCGGGCCGCCCCAAGGATCTGGCCAAGCGCCAGGCCATCCTCGACGCGGCGAAAATTCTGTTTCTGAGTCATGGCTACGCCAACACCAGCATGGACGCGGTCGCCAGCGAGGCCGGCGTGTCGAAGCTGACGGTCTACAGCCATTTCAACGACAAGGAGACGCTGTTCTCCGCCGCCGTGGTGGCCAAATGCGAAGAGCAATTACCGCCACTGTTCTTCGAATTGCCTGAAGGCATCGCCGTGGAAAATGTGTTACTGAACATTGCGCGAGGCTTTCATCACCTGATCAACAGCGATGAATCGGTGAACTTGCACCGCTTGATCATGGCGCTGGGCAGTCAGGACCCGAAGCTGTCACTGATCTTCTTCGAGGCCGGCCCGCAGCGCATGGTGCAGGGCATGGAGCGGCTGTTGACGCGCATCCACGAGACGGGCGTGCTGAGCATCGATCTGCCGCGCAATGCCGCCGAGCATTTCTTTTGCCTGATCAAGGGCGCGGGAAATTTCCGGCTGTTGTATGGCTGTGGGGAGCCGTTGAGCGAAGAGGCTGCAGAGAGCCATATCGAGGAAGTGGTGGCTTTGTTTATGCGCGCCTATCGCCCCTGA